A portion of the Oncorhynchus gorbuscha isolate QuinsamMale2020 ecotype Even-year unplaced genomic scaffold, OgorEven_v1.0 Un_scaffold_797, whole genome shotgun sequence genome contains these proteins:
- the LOC124020278 gene encoding beta-2-microglobulin-like: protein MKSILSIVVLGLIYSAVEAKESHPKVQVYSRNPGNFGDKNTLICHVSGFHPPDISIQLLKNGVEIPDAKQTDLAFEQGWQFHLTKSVGFTPASGEEYTCRVRHLKNLKTYTWEADM, encoded by the exons ATGAAGTCTATTCTGTCAATCGTTGTACTTGGGCTCATTTACAGCGCTGTGGAGGCCAAAGAAT CTCACCCCAAGGTGCAGGTGTACAGCCGTAACCCTGGCAACTTTGGCGATAAGAACACCCTGATCTGTCACGTGAGTGGCTTCCACCCCCCTGACATCAGCATCCAGCTCCTGAAGAACGGCGTGGAGATCCCCGACGCCAAGCAGACAGACCTGGCCTTCGAACAGGGATGGCAGTTCCACCTCACCAAGAGTGTTGGATTCACACCAGCCAGCGGAGAGGAGTACACCTGCAGAGTCCGTCACCTGAAGAATCTGAAGAcctacacctggg AGGCAGATATGTAA
- the LOC124020277 gene encoding protein lifeguard 4-like, which yields MTTPEKYPRSSIEDDFNYGTNVATASVQIRMDFLRKVYTILSLQIILTTATSALFMYCDTIKDFVHSSPAVVLVSAIGSLVLIIALAFYRHQHPINLYLLAAFTLLESVSVATAVTFYEYSIVLQAFFLTAAVFLGLTAYTFQSKRDFSKLGAGLFSCLWILIIAGFMKLFFQNDTVELLFAGAGALLFCGFIISTPTS from the exons ATGACTACACCTGAAAAATACCCCAGGTCTTCAATTGAAGATGATTTCAACTATGGAACAAATGTTGCGACAGCGAGTGTGCAAATCCGGATGG ATTTCCTGCGCAAGGTATACAccatcctgtctcttcagatcatcctgaccactgctacCTCTGCTCTCTTCATGTACTGTGACACCATCAAGGACTTTGTCCATTCAAG TCCAGCGGTTGTGTTGGTGTCAGCCATTGGCTCCCTGGTGTTGATCATTGCCCTGGCCTTCTACAGACATCAACATCCCATTAACCTGTACCTGCTTGCCGCATTC acTCTGTTGGAGTCGGTCTCTGTTGCTACCGCAG TGACCTTCTATGAGTATTCCATCGTGCTCCAGGCCTTCTTCCTCACAGCAGCTGTGTTCCTTGGGCTGACTGCCTACACCTTCCAGTCTAAGAGAGACTTCAGTAAACTGGGAGCTGG ACTGTTCTCCTGCCTGTGGATCCTGATCATCGCTGGTTTCATGAAG cTCTTCTTCCAGAACGACACAGTGGAGCTGCTGTTTGCTGGTGCGGGAGCTCTGTTGTTCTGTGGCTTCATCATCTCGACACCCACCTCCTGA
- the LOC124020280 gene encoding von Hippel-Lindau disease tumor suppressor-like: MNTFLTHPWVFRAARNGAKLLANQQDVYMPTAATEYEEDGDPRFLNVVIATPVYSLQECCLMLIRNLVEEEDYGRLDIPESLKTDLRQQPDLLKELGLINRLRMLT, from the exons ATGAATACTTTTCTGA CGCATCCATGGGTTTTCAGAGCCGCTCGAAATGGGGCGAAACTTTTAGCTAATCAGCAAGATGTTTATATGCCAACAGCTGCCACCGAATATGAAGAGGACGGTGACCCCAGGTTTCTGAATGTTGTCATAGCTACCCCAG tgtACTCTCTGCAGGAGTGTTGTCTGATGCTAATCCGTAATCTGGTAGAAGAGGAGGACTACGGCAGACTGGACATCCCCGAGTCACTGAAGACAGACCTCAGACAACAGCCTGACTTACTGAAGGAGCTGGGACTCATCAACCGTCTCAGAATGTTGACCTAG